One part of the Candidatus Cloacimonas sp. genome encodes these proteins:
- the lptB gene encoding LPS export ABC transporter ATP-binding protein — protein sequence MDKHQIRAQNLVKIYGKRAVVNDLSLEMSQGEVVGILGPNGAGKTTTFYMIIGLAKPNQGKVYYDEMEISRKPMYKRARLGLGYLAQAPSIFAKLTVEENILAILQTLKISRKEQKNRLQEALEELGLTPLAKQKAYTLSGGERRKLEITRALVTSPTFLFMDEPFAGIDPIAVADIQDIIAKLRSKDIGIMITDHNVLETLKIVNRAYIIYEGKIIVSGSSLELINDEKAKEVYLGERFLESPFEQQL from the coding sequence ATGGATAAGCACCAAATCAGAGCACAAAACCTCGTAAAAATATACGGAAAAAGAGCCGTTGTAAATGACCTTTCTCTGGAAATGAGTCAGGGAGAAGTTGTGGGTATTTTAGGTCCTAATGGAGCAGGTAAAACCACTACTTTTTATATGATTATCGGTTTGGCAAAACCCAATCAGGGCAAGGTTTATTACGATGAAATGGAAATTTCCCGCAAGCCAATGTATAAAAGAGCGCGTTTAGGTTTGGGCTATTTGGCTCAAGCGCCCTCTATTTTTGCCAAATTGACGGTTGAAGAAAACATTCTGGCTATTTTGCAGACCCTTAAAATCAGCCGGAAAGAGCAAAAAAACCGTTTACAGGAAGCGTTGGAAGAATTGGGTTTAACTCCTTTGGCAAAACAGAAGGCATACACTCTTTCCGGAGGCGAAAGAAGAAAGCTGGAGATTACTCGCGCTCTGGTAACAAGCCCTACTTTTCTCTTTATGGATGAACCCTTTGCCGGAATTGACCCTATTGCCGTGGCTGATATTCAAGATATTATTGCTAAATTGCGGAGTAAAGATATTGGCATAATGATTACCGACCACAATGTTTTGGAAACTTTGAAAATTGTAAATCGGGCTTATATTATCTATGAAGGAAAAATTATTGTTTCAGGTTCTTCCCTGGAACTGATAAACGACGAAAAAGCCAAGGAAGTATATTTGGGCGAAAGATTTCTGGAAAGCCCTTTTGAGCAACAACTATGA
- the rpoN gene encoding RNA polymerase factor sigma-54 — protein sequence MSAMEQYLSLKQKQELALKPKMLQSLKMLALPILELESYIKQELVNNPLLELREEKDEDDIDEGNFAQPTPESPTPIEESDTNTSHLETLAEAQELTDILDNWNEYHSGYESWSSDSETEHTESLIRYEENGKDKFLEQLYPFELPEDETDFITDLLDSCDSYGFLPKGFNLNNLAKKYDLTPERAEELHKIILSLNPQGISARNMAECLLAQLTEEQKQNRILVGLISEHFENLIHRRYQKIASAYGVSEETILLAKEQVSKLDPKPGLRILSTNAVYVFPDVTMKLIDGKYEIIINDHITPNIIISPRYRKMINRGYFDKETMQFVRERINSAKFLIKSIYMRMRTLERVSLSIINHQYDFFYLGTGQMKPLTYAVIARDLGVNESTISRVVKHKYAETPYGIYAFKDFFTSTAGFDDDYQSISRQKVKSHLIHLIETENKKKPYSDQELVELLKAEGLNISRRIITKYRDELGILNSHLRRE from the coding sequence ATGAGTGCAATGGAACAATATCTCTCGTTGAAGCAAAAACAGGAATTGGCTCTTAAGCCAAAAATGCTGCAATCCCTGAAAATGCTTGCCTTGCCGATTCTGGAGCTGGAAAGTTATATTAAGCAGGAACTGGTGAATAATCCTTTACTGGAATTGCGGGAAGAGAAAGATGAAGATGATATTGACGAAGGCAATTTTGCCCAACCAACTCCCGAAAGCCCTACTCCAATTGAAGAAAGCGATACAAATACAAGCCATTTGGAAACCTTGGCAGAAGCACAGGAATTGACAGATATTTTGGATAACTGGAATGAATATCACTCCGGTTACGAAAGCTGGTCTTCCGATAGTGAAACAGAACATACAGAATCACTTATCCGCTATGAAGAAAACGGTAAAGATAAATTTCTGGAGCAACTATACCCTTTTGAGCTACCGGAAGACGAAACAGATTTTATTACTGATTTGCTTGATTCGTGTGATAGTTACGGCTTTTTACCCAAAGGTTTTAACCTCAATAATCTGGCAAAAAAATATGATCTTACCCCTGAACGGGCTGAAGAACTGCATAAAATAATTCTATCCCTAAATCCCCAAGGTATTTCCGCCCGTAATATGGCAGAATGTTTGCTGGCTCAACTTACGGAAGAACAAAAGCAAAATCGCATTTTGGTGGGCTTGATTTCGGAACATTTTGAAAATCTTATTCACCGCCGTTACCAAAAAATTGCCTCTGCTTACGGTGTTTCGGAAGAAACCATTCTATTAGCCAAAGAACAGGTCTCCAAGCTTGATCCCAAACCCGGATTACGAATACTTTCTACTAATGCCGTTTATGTCTTTCCCGATGTAACAATGAAACTGATTGACGGTAAATATGAAATTATCATCAACGACCATATCACTCCCAATATTATTATCAGTCCCCGTTACCGGAAAATGATTAACCGGGGCTATTTTGACAAAGAGACGATGCAATTTGTGCGCGAACGCATCAATTCCGCTAAATTTTTAATAAAATCCATCTATATGCGAATGAGAACTTTGGAACGCGTTTCCCTTTCCATAATCAATCATCAATATGATTTCTTTTATTTGGGAACGGGACAAATGAAACCTCTCACTTATGCTGTAATTGCCAGAGACCTGGGAGTTAACGAATCTACTATCAGTAGAGTAGTGAAACATAAATATGCGGAAACCCCTTACGGGATTTATGCTTTCAAAGATTTCTTCACTTCCACCGCTGGCTTTGATGATGATTATCAAAGCATTTCCCGGCAAAAAGTTAAATCGCACTTGATTCATTTAATTGAAACAGAAAACAAAAAAAAGCCCTATAGCGATCAGGAACTGGTGGAACTTTTAAAAGCAGAAGGACTTAATATTTCCAGAAGAATTATTACCAAATACAGAGATGAATTGGGCATTTTGAACAGTCATCTCAGGAGAGAATAA
- the lpdA gene encoding dihydrolipoyl dehydrogenase, translating into MQHTQVIIIGGGPGGYEAAIRLTQYGITCMVIEKERLGGLCLNWGCIPTKALVKSAELYTEMRSAANWGLPEAEFALDYSKLWQRKNAVVEQLVGGIEFLFNRQHIPVVKATAFSVKNEAGNYIVTTLEGESYSCEYLILATGSEARELPEIKIDEKDILSSTGILQMTKLPKELAIIGGGVIGCEFASIFSAFGVQVTIIEFLPRILTTEDEEISKRMTLQFKKNGVKVLTNTGVQQITKKGNRLILHLNNNTCFETDKVLMCVGRKPLNNIKWEKMELKTNREAIVIEETMQTNYDKIYAIGDVTGKLQLAHTASKQGLIAAKHIASRIYPDKYEAPVEPLNYINIPRCTFTHPEIASVGYLQKDAEAIFGEVKVGKFPFSANGKAVAMGNTTGFVKTIARKDTLELVGMHIIGPNATELIAQGAIMIANHNTAEDIDSVVFAHPTLAETIMEAMEDLQNISIHKI; encoded by the coding sequence ATGCAACATACTCAAGTGATTATTATTGGAGGAGGTCCCGGTGGCTATGAAGCTGCCATCCGCCTAACTCAATATGGAATTACCTGTATGGTTATAGAAAAAGAACGGCTGGGTGGACTCTGTTTAAACTGGGGTTGCATACCTACCAAAGCTTTGGTAAAAAGTGCGGAATTATATACGGAAATGCGGTCTGCAGCTAATTGGGGCTTACCTGAAGCTGAATTTGCTTTGGACTACAGCAAACTCTGGCAACGCAAAAATGCCGTTGTAGAACAATTAGTCGGTGGTATCGAATTTCTTTTTAACAGACAGCATATTCCGGTTGTAAAAGCAACCGCTTTCTCAGTTAAAAATGAAGCCGGAAATTACATCGTAACAACTTTGGAAGGAGAAAGTTATAGCTGCGAGTATCTGATTTTAGCTACCGGCAGCGAAGCAAGAGAACTTCCCGAAATTAAAATAGACGAAAAGGATATCCTTTCCTCCACAGGCATTCTGCAAATGACGAAACTGCCCAAAGAGCTGGCTATTATTGGCGGAGGTGTTATCGGTTGTGAATTTGCCTCCATTTTTTCTGCCTTTGGCGTGCAAGTTACCATTATAGAATTTTTACCTCGCATCTTAACTACAGAAGACGAAGAAATCTCCAAACGAATGACTTTGCAGTTCAAAAAAAACGGAGTGAAAGTGCTTACTAATACCGGAGTGCAACAAATAACGAAAAAAGGAAATCGCCTGATTTTGCACTTGAATAATAACACTTGTTTTGAAACAGATAAGGTTCTGATGTGCGTGGGCAGAAAACCCTTAAACAATATTAAATGGGAAAAAATGGAACTAAAAACAAATAGAGAGGCAATCGTTATTGAGGAAACAATGCAGACCAATTATGATAAAATCTATGCTATCGGTGATGTAACAGGAAAACTGCAACTTGCTCATACGGCAAGTAAACAAGGTTTGATTGCTGCAAAACATATTGCTTCCAGAATCTATCCCGATAAATATGAAGCTCCGGTAGAACCACTCAACTATATAAATATTCCCCGTTGCACTTTTACGCATCCCGAAATTGCCTCCGTCGGCTATCTGCAAAAAGATGCTGAAGCAATTTTCGGAGAGGTGAAAGTGGGGAAATTTCCTTTTTCGGCAAACGGAAAAGCAGTAGCAATGGGTAATACAACAGGTTTTGTAAAGACCATTGCCCGTAAAGATACCTTAGAACTTGTCGGAATGCACATTATAGGTCCCAATGCTACAGAACTTATTGCTCAGGGAGCTATAATGATTGCCAATCACAATACGGCAGAAGACATTGATTCCGTTGTTTTTGCCCATCCCACTCTGGCAGAAACAATTATGGAAGCAATGGAAGACCTGCAAAATATTTCCATTCACAAAATCTAA
- the raiA gene encoding ribosome-associated translation inhibitor RaiA, producing MQITITARHFELTKAIRDYVETACSKLNKYFDNIINVHITLALENSRNICELSLHAAKYSLQSEVEEMDMYLAIDNAVEKMEGQIKKLKDRITDHQKRALKQQFETYSHATDFQVDSENKVRKTIKTKRVVTEPLSLSEAVEKLEASKEDFLIFKNIESDRINVLVTKDHEVYKLLEP from the coding sequence ATGCAGATCACTATTACAGCCCGCCATTTTGAGCTGACCAAAGCTATCCGTGATTATGTGGAAACAGCTTGTTCCAAACTGAACAAGTATTTTGACAATATCATCAATGTTCATATTACTCTGGCTTTGGAAAACAGCCGCAACATCTGTGAACTTTCGCTTCACGCCGCTAAATATTCTCTTCAAAGCGAAGTAGAAGAAATGGATATGTATCTTGCCATAGACAACGCTGTGGAAAAGATGGAAGGACAAATTAAAAAACTGAAAGATCGCATTACGGATCACCAGAAACGTGCTCTAAAACAACAATTTGAAACATATTCCCACGCCACAGATTTTCAGGTTGATTCTGAAAACAAGGTTCGCAAAACTATAAAAACCAAAAGAGTCGTAACTGAACCCCTCAGTTTGTCCGAAGCCGTGGAAAAGTTGGAAGCAAGCAAAGAGGATTTCCTGATTTTTAAGAACATTGAAAGCGACAGGATAAATGTTCTGGTAACCAAAGACCACGAGGTTTATAAACTGCTTGAACCATAA
- the hprK gene encoding HPr(Ser) kinase/phosphatase, which produces MKEITVRDFFDAKKKDLALSLITDPETLNKKIGSPHINRPGLALAGYLEVFPYDRVQILGETEVRYLQSLREEDLFYRIRDMFKMDIPCIVISKGLSLPPVIEYIANELNIALLSSRLTTINLIANLSRYLQDIFALEKTLHATLIDVFGLGILLTGKSGIGKSECALDLVHRGHSLVGDDLITLRYIDDQLIGKPGREFGYFMEIRGVGCINVERVFGIAHTRKQKTIDLQIELMPWQENMDYERIGMVNNYAEHLGVKIPIIYLPVSPGKNVSVIVEVAAMNMILKGVGYDAAEDFSRKINEEIRKKTMQKNIEGKSDETGRSDSNK; this is translated from the coding sequence ATGAAAGAAATTACCGTTCGTGACTTCTTTGATGCCAAAAAGAAAGACCTGGCATTATCTTTGATAACCGATCCCGAAACCCTGAACAAAAAAATCGGTTCACCTCATATCAATCGTCCCGGCTTAGCTTTGGCAGGTTACCTGGAAGTTTTCCCCTACGATAGAGTGCAAATTTTGGGTGAAACCGAAGTTCGCTATTTACAAAGTTTACGGGAGGAAGATTTATTCTACCGCATTCGGGATATGTTCAAAATGGATATTCCCTGCATCGTTATCTCCAAAGGGCTTTCCCTGCCGCCGGTTATTGAATACATTGCCAACGAACTAAACATTGCTCTCCTCTCCAGTCGGCTTACTACAATAAACTTAATAGCCAATCTTTCCCGTTATTTGCAGGATATTTTTGCCTTGGAGAAAACCCTGCACGCAACCTTGATAGATGTTTTCGGCTTGGGCATTTTGCTAACCGGAAAAAGCGGAATCGGGAAAAGCGAATGCGCTTTAGACCTTGTGCATCGCGGACACAGCTTGGTAGGTGATGATTTAATAACTTTGCGTTATATTGACGATCAATTGATTGGTAAGCCGGGACGCGAATTCGGTTACTTTATGGAAATTAGAGGTGTGGGCTGTATCAATGTAGAGCGTGTTTTTGGCATTGCTCATACCCGTAAACAAAAAACCATAGACCTGCAGATTGAACTTATGCCCTGGCAGGAAAATATGGATTACGAACGCATCGGGATGGTTAATAACTATGCCGAACACTTGGGAGTAAAAATACCTATCATCTATTTGCCTGTTTCTCCGGGAAAAAATGTATCGGTTATTGTGGAAGTTGCTGCAATGAATATGATTTTGAAAGGTGTGGGCTATGATGCAGCTGAGGACTTTAGCCGTAAAATAAACGAAGAAATCCGCAAAAAAACAATGCAAAAAAACATTGAAGGCAAGAGCGATGAAACAGGTAGAAGTGACAGTAACAAATAA
- a CDS encoding HPr family phosphocarrier protein yields MKQVEVTVTNKLGLHARPSALLVKAATKYRSDFFIEKDGMKINGKSIMGVMMLAAECGSKLLLIADGVDEDYLLAEIKEMMENGFGE; encoded by the coding sequence ATGAAACAGGTAGAAGTGACAGTAACAAATAAACTGGGTCTGCATGCCAGACCCTCAGCCCTGTTAGTTAAAGCTGCCACTAAATACCGTAGTGATTTTTTTATTGAAAAGGACGGGATGAAAATAAACGGAAAAAGCATTATGGGCGTTATGATGCTTGCTGCAGAATGCGGTTCCAAACTTTTGCTGATTGCCGATGGGGTAGATGAGGACTATCTGCTGGCGGAAATTAAAGAAATGATGGAAAACGGCTTTGGAGAATAA
- the ptsP gene encoding phosphoenolpyruvate--protein phosphotransferase: protein MQKLKGTSLNKGIVIGFSLHIALSEPEIESGNITAAEVSREISRLQNSLTAVEEEINQELHSSKLPPNEAEIISTQLEILNDPEIYKQLTTAIQNKLQFATQAVAECFNNIIRHFATMKSETFAVRSADYRDVSLRLLNALAGNRNTLQHKLNADHILLLTEIVPSLVGKIAQAGIKAYIVAKGSYNSHSAILCRALGMVAIANIPNVLEQVKDNELLIVDGYSGLLIINPDAKTLKYYRQKAEQEEVLQQQLKQQQSGEAETLNGIKIKLLTNAGVPEELNIISKLPCEGIGLFRTEFLYLGKQSLPSEDEQFAIYRKFAAQMKPLPVTIRTFDLGGDKLAPVNSETLEENPYLGNRGIRFSLSHPDIFSSQVKAILRASAFGKIQIMFPMVMDVEDFIKAREFVHKCQQELSNQNIPFDPEIPLGAMIEIPSAAFCSDALAKECDFLSIGTNDLVQYTLASDRNNEMVSSFYIQHHPAVLGLIKLTVKNAAKYQTPLSVCGEMASQPKYVPLLIGMGIRELSVNPGSFFAIKAIVHKCDAKLFTLTENLDFNSSLSAVEQLLEKDLKPYYQNTEE from the coding sequence ATGCAAAAATTGAAGGGGACTTCTCTTAATAAAGGTATTGTTATCGGTTTCTCGCTGCATATTGCTCTTTCGGAACCGGAAATTGAATCGGGAAATATTACCGCAGCTGAGGTCTCCAGGGAAATCTCCCGTTTGCAGAATTCCCTTACTGCCGTTGAAGAAGAAATTAACCAGGAACTCCATTCCAGTAAATTACCCCCCAACGAAGCAGAAATAATCTCCACCCAGCTGGAAATTTTGAATGACCCCGAAATTTATAAACAGCTGACAACTGCCATTCAGAATAAACTGCAATTTGCCACTCAAGCGGTTGCTGAGTGCTTTAACAATATTATCAGGCATTTTGCCACAATGAAAAGTGAGACCTTTGCCGTGCGCTCTGCCGATTATCGTGATGTTTCTTTGCGTTTGTTAAATGCCTTAGCCGGAAACAGAAACACCCTGCAACACAAATTGAATGCAGACCATATTCTCCTTCTCACTGAAATTGTGCCCTCTCTGGTTGGCAAAATTGCTCAAGCTGGCATTAAAGCATACATTGTAGCCAAAGGCAGTTATAATTCCCATTCTGCAATTCTTTGCCGGGCTTTGGGTATGGTGGCTATTGCCAATATTCCCAATGTGTTAGAGCAAGTGAAAGATAATGAACTCTTAATTGTGGATGGCTATTCCGGTTTGTTAATAATCAATCCGGATGCGAAAACCCTGAAATATTACCGGCAGAAAGCTGAACAGGAAGAGGTCTTACAGCAACAACTGAAACAACAACAATCAGGAGAAGCTGAAACCTTAAACGGTATCAAAATTAAGCTTTTAACCAATGCCGGAGTGCCGGAAGAATTAAATATTATCAGTAAATTACCTTGCGAGGGTATTGGTTTATTTAGAACCGAATTTTTATATCTGGGAAAACAAAGTTTGCCTTCTGAAGATGAACAATTTGCCATCTACCGCAAATTCGCTGCTCAAATGAAACCTTTGCCGGTTACTATTAGAACTTTTGATTTGGGGGGAGATAAACTTGCTCCCGTAAATTCCGAAACCTTGGAAGAAAATCCCTATTTGGGTAATCGGGGAATAAGATTTTCGCTATCCCATCCCGATATTTTTTCCTCTCAGGTGAAAGCTATTTTAAGAGCTTCGGCTTTCGGCAAAATCCAAATTATGTTTCCGATGGTGATGGATGTAGAGGATTTTATTAAAGCCAGAGAATTTGTCCACAAGTGCCAGCAGGAACTTTCTAACCAAAATATTCCCTTTGATCCCGAAATTCCCTTGGGAGCAATGATAGAAATTCCCTCTGCAGCTTTTTGCTCGGATGCATTAGCTAAAGAGTGTGATTTTTTAAGTATCGGAACTAACGACCTGGTGCAATATACTTTAGCTTCCGATCGTAATAATGAAATGGTTTCATCTTTTTATATTCAACATCATCCTGCCGTCCTTGGGCTGATTAAACTAACGGTAAAAAATGCCGCTAAATATCAGACCCCGCTTTCCGTATGCGGAGAAATGGCTTCTCAACCAAAATATGTTCCCCTTTTAATTGGAATGGGTATTCGGGAATTAAGTGTAAATCCGGGTAGCTTTTTTGCCATTAAAGCCATTGTGCATAAATGCGATGCCAAACTTTTTACATTAACCGAAAACCTGGATTTTAACAGTTCTCTCTCCGCAGTGGAACAACTATTGGAAAAGGACTTAAAACCCTATTATCAAAATACGGAGGAATAA
- a CDS encoding glucose-6-phosphate isomerase: MLRYEYHNLLASCQMHGNLPIEKLQEYTELGKNAHNEIMADRKADILGFYALPDCSTKHIDDFIAKLNPAFDTMLVLGIGGSALGNNALYSALKTEAELPRKLFVYDNVDPVFLYEILSQINLNTTIVNVITKSGTTAETMAGYMIVADIIKRKFPQDYQKRIIITTDKEKGFLRQVINQEGYSGFTVPDNVGGRFSVLSDVGLLSSAFTGIDLKALLQGAKDMREICLNPDIWKNPAYLNGLIHFLYYRQGKNISVMMPYSNSLYALADWYRQLWAESLGKRKDIKGREIYVGQTPVKALGTTDQHSQVQLYTEGPSDKVFTFLTVEHFKHDYTIPNLHPEREEVNYLGGRKLSELLNAERFATEIALSKAMRPNCNIVFPQIDEYNLGQFIMLYEIQTVFTGKLLRINPLDQPGVEAGKIATYALMNKKGYDQERAEIDKYKQEHGLT, from the coding sequence ATGCTACGCTACGAATATCACAATCTATTGGCTTCTTGCCAGATGCACGGCAATTTGCCGATTGAAAAATTGCAGGAATATACCGAGCTGGGAAAAAATGCCCATAACGAAATTATGGCAGACCGCAAAGCTGATATTTTGGGATTTTATGCTTTACCGGATTGCTCTACAAAGCATATAGACGATTTTATCGCTAAGCTTAATCCCGCTTTTGATACAATGCTGGTTTTAGGCATTGGTGGCTCCGCTTTAGGCAATAATGCCTTATATTCTGCCTTGAAAACGGAGGCGGAATTACCCCGTAAGCTCTTTGTTTATGATAATGTTGACCCCGTTTTTCTCTACGAAATCCTGTCCCAAATAAACTTGAATACTACTATTGTGAATGTTATCACTAAAAGCGGAACCACAGCTGAAACAATGGCTGGTTATATGATTGTGGCAGATATAATTAAACGCAAATTCCCGCAGGACTACCAAAAACGGATTATTATCACTACGGACAAAGAAAAGGGGTTTTTAAGACAGGTAATTAACCAGGAGGGCTATTCTGGTTTTACCGTTCCAGATAATGTGGGAGGCAGGTTTAGCGTTCTCTCCGATGTGGGTTTGCTTTCTTCTGCCTTTACCGGAATTGATCTTAAAGCATTGCTGCAAGGGGCAAAAGATATGCGGGAAATTTGTTTAAATCCCGATATTTGGAAAAATCCTGCTTATCTTAACGGACTAATTCATTTTCTCTATTACCGCCAGGGCAAAAATATCAGCGTTATGATGCCCTACAGCAATTCCCTTTATGCTCTTGCCGATTGGTATCGTCAACTCTGGGCTGAAAGTTTGGGTAAACGAAAGGACATCAAAGGCAGAGAAATTTATGTGGGACAAACACCTGTGAAAGCATTAGGAACCACCGATCAACATTCTCAGGTGCAACTCTATACTGAAGGTCCCAGCGATAAGGTCTTCACTTTCTTAACCGTGGAACACTTTAAACACGATTACACTATCCCAAATCTGCATCCTGAAAGAGAAGAGGTGAATTATTTAGGTGGCAGGAAACTTTCCGAACTGCTTAACGCAGAACGATTTGCTACGGAAATTGCCCTCAGCAAAGCAATGCGTCCTAACTGTAATATTGTCTTTCCTCAAATTGATGAATACAACCTGGGACAATTCATTATGCTCTATGAAATCCAAACGGTTTTTACCGGTAAACTTCTTCGCATCAATCCCTTAGACCAACCCGGAGTGGAAGCCGGAAAAATAGCTACCTACGCTTTGATGAATAAAAAGGGCTACGACCAGGAACGAGCTGAAATTGATAAGTATAAACAGGAGCACGGCTTAACCTAA
- a CDS encoding phosphatidylglycerol lysyltransferase domain-containing protein — MEGLHLITEEQIPLLRDFLARYPRRNCDFNITNLLAWGKIYGNQYLLWQDNLVIFNPKYQNVCFPLGDNYTARDLADLVLLFKQEYPEAELNIIPEEYYAKTPELNDYFEIQEDRAWADYVYSIDRLVNLSGKTLAKKKNLISQFIRAYPDYQVLPVTSDKFDVLLRFTYKWKRERSAEGIYLMTEIKAIENALAMWDLLPAEGIIICLHDKIAAFSIFSPQTQEMVTEHFEKFDPDKKGAAQLVNWETAKYLQKRYKYLNREQDLGLIGLRQAKLSYQPEFLVKFLVSTLKTQSDVLQEG, encoded by the coding sequence ATGGAAGGTTTGCATCTGATAACTGAAGAGCAGATACCTTTGCTGCGGGATTTTTTAGCTCGGTATCCACGCCGGAATTGCGATTTTAATATAACCAATCTTCTTGCCTGGGGAAAAATATATGGAAATCAGTATCTTCTCTGGCAGGATAACCTGGTTATTTTCAATCCCAAATATCAGAATGTCTGTTTTCCTTTAGGGGATAATTATACGGCGCGGGATTTGGCTGATTTGGTGTTGCTTTTTAAGCAGGAATATCCCGAAGCGGAGTTAAATATCATTCCAGAAGAGTATTATGCAAAAACTCCTGAACTTAACGATTACTTTGAAATCCAAGAGGATAGAGCTTGGGCAGATTATGTTTACAGCATAGACCGGTTAGTTAATCTTTCGGGCAAAACTCTGGCGAAAAAGAAGAACCTGATTTCTCAATTTATCCGTGCCTATCCTGATTATCAGGTTTTGCCTGTAACCAGCGATAAATTTGATGTGCTATTGCGTTTTACCTATAAATGGAAAAGAGAACGCAGCGCTGAAGGAATTTATCTGATGACGGAAATTAAGGCAATTGAAAACGCTTTGGCAATGTGGGACCTTTTACCTGCAGAAGGTATTATTATTTGCCTGCACGATAAAATTGCTGCGTTTTCTATCTTTTCTCCTCAGACACAGGAAATGGTTACAGAGCATTTTGAAAAGTTTGACCCCGATAAAAAAGGTGCTGCTCAATTAGTTAACTGGGAAACGGCAAAATACCTGCAAAAGCGATATAAATATTTGAATAGAGAACAGGATTTAGGGCTAATAGGGTTACGACAGGCAAAACTTTCCTATCAACCGGAGTTTTTAGTTAAGTTTCTGGTTTCTACACTTAAAACCCAATCCGATGTATTGCAAGAAGGGTAG
- a CDS encoding GNAT family N-acetyltransferase → MAGCKYIMIQASYKIVHETDAKAVLELYLQAGWWKSEDGEQDLDVIAQIVANSFCFVIATVDNNIVGMGRAISDGISDAYIQDVTVRKEYRGNGFGKGIIRTLVNYLKDNKLQWIGLISEPGYEGFYEGLGFKVMTSYTPFLLSE, encoded by the coding sequence GTGGCAGGATGTAAATATATTATGATTCAGGCAAGTTATAAAATTGTGCACGAAACCGATGCAAAAGCTGTTTTAGAGCTCTATTTGCAGGCGGGGTGGTGGAAATCGGAAGATGGGGAGCAAGATTTGGATGTTATTGCCCAAATCGTTGCTAATTCCTTTTGTTTCGTTATTGCTACGGTAGATAATAACATTGTAGGTATGGGACGAGCCATCAGTGATGGTATCAGTGATGCCTACATTCAGGATGTAACTGTGCGGAAAGAATATCGTGGCAACGGGTTCGGCAAAGGCATTATTCGCACTTTGGTGAATTATTTGAAGGATAATAAACTGCAGTGGATAGGGCTAATCAGTGAGCCGGGTTACGAGGGTTTTTACGAGGGTTTAGGTTTTAAAGTTATGACTTCTTACACGCCATTTTTACTAAGTGAATAA